The following are encoded together in the Bos javanicus breed banteng chromosome X, ARS-OSU_banteng_1.0, whole genome shotgun sequence genome:
- the TASL gene encoding TLR adapter interacting with SLC15A4 on the lysosome yields MLSEGYLSGLAYRNDIQWSYPSSNEQVAEEKEEEMEATAAASLSYSSVDETQVQNLYVSCKSSGKVISSVYSRESQHSRNPRITVLQTNPNPVYESPNLAAVELYRDTSRETYLVPPSCKSICKNYNDLQIAGGQVMAINSATTDFPSEGSFQYGPLLKSSEIPLSMEDSMFTQPSDLPPTPIQRYSSYWRITSIKEKNSLQMQKPISNAVLNEYLEQKLVELYKQYFMDTGFHDSSPTQILASELIMTNVDQISIQVSIEKNLEISKARDIVINRLLQYGSTEISTPSLHISQYSNVNP; encoded by the coding sequence ATGCTGTCAGAAGGCTATCTCAGTGGACTTGCATACCGGAATGACATCCAGTGGAGTTATCCATCTTCTAATGAGCAAGTGgctgaggaaaaggaagaggagatggAAGCCACAGCAGCTGCAAGTCTTTCCTATTCCTCCGTGGATGAAACACAAGTCCAAAATCTCTATGTGAGCTGCAAATCCTCTGGCAAGGtcatttcttcagtgtattcAAGAGAGAGCCAACATAGTAGAAATCCGAGAATTACAGTGCTGCAAACAAACCCCAATCCTGTGTATGAAAGCCCAAACTTGGCTGCAGTTGAACTATACAGAGACACCAGCAGAGAGACCTACTTGGTCCCACCTTCCTGCAAGAGTATCTGCAAGAATTACAATGACTTACAGATTGCAGGGGGCCAGGTGATGGCCATTAATTCAGCGACAACTGATTTCCCCTCTGAGGGTAGTTTTCAATATGGTCCTTTGCTGAAATCATCTgagattcctttgtccatggaggaTTCCATGTTCACTCAGCCCAGCGACTTGCCACCCACCCCTATCCAGCGGTATTCATCGTACTGGAGGATAACCAgcatcaaagagaaaaacagccTACAAATGCAGAAGCCTATTTCGAATGCGGTGCTGAATGAATACCTGGAGCAGAAGCTGGTGGAGTTGTATAAGCAGTACTTTATGGACACTGGGTTTCATGACAGTTCACCTACCCAGATTCTGGCATCTGAACTCATCATGACAAACGTGGACCAAATTAGTATTCAAGTCTCTATAGAGAAGAACCTGGAGATCTCGAAAGCCAGGGATATCGTCATTAACCGCCTATTACAGTATGGGTCAACCGAAATCAGCACGCCGAGTCTCCATATTTCTCAGTATAGCAACGTGAATCCATAG